TCTATGGAGAGGTCGCCGCCCAGTTCGTCGTGCAGGATGCGTTTTGCCCGCGTCAATCCAAGCCCGACACCAGAGGCTTTAGTGGTAAAAAACGGGTCGGTTGCATACACCAGATTTTCTTCTGGAATGCCGGGACCATTATCTGAAATACGGACTCCATACAGTCTATCCACTGCGTAAAACCGCTCCGTGGCGGTCACGTCATGCGGAAAGACATTCGTTCCGCCGACTATCTTCAGAACAACCGTAGCATGCTCACAAAAATCAACTGCATTCTGCATTATTTCCGCCAAAGCCAATACAGCCAATCTCGCATCCACCAGCACATAACCATCCGCCACCACAACAGTACAGTCCAGTTCCTTCCCCTGGGCTGTTGCCATTTGATGGGTCATATTCATGGCATCTTTCACAATTTTTCGCACCGACACGACCACACGTTCACCAGCCGTCAAGGAGACATAATCGCTGATGACACTTACCAAATATTCCAGTCGCAGACTGTTCTCTCGAACGGCTTGGGCATATTCGGACAAAGGGCTGTCCGTTGGCACTTTTTTGAGTAACAGCCCGGCCATACCACCAAGCGCCATAACCGGATTACGTATCTGATGGGCCATGGCATTGGCAAAATTATTCAACCCTTCCACCCGTTCCACCTGTGCCTGAACCACCTGAGCAGTCCTTTCCTTGACACGCTGCTCAAGAACTTCATTCTGATGCTTCAGCACCTGCCGAGCGTGGGTGAGTTGCAGGTGCGCCCTGACCCGGGCAATGACCACTGGCGGACTTATGGGCTTGGTAATATAATCGACCGCCCCGATTTCAAATCCCTTGGTCTCTTTATCCGGGTCATCCAGCGCAGTGACAAAAATAACCGGAATATCACGGGTGATTCTATCACTTTTCAATCTGCGACAGACTTCATACCCATCCATGCCGGGCATCATCACGTCCAGCAGGATAAGGTCAGGCGGGACTTCTCCTCGGGCATGTTCCAAGGCGGAACTCCCGTTTGTCGCTGCTATCAATGAATATGTCGATTGCAAGGCCTCGACCATGATATCGATATTCTCGGCCTGATCATCAACAATGAGTATTTTTTCGCGGTGAGCCATAGACTTTTCTGTAACACGCTCTTTCATGCGCCGAAAGTACTTCAATGTAATAATTATGCATCAAATTGAATACGCCACAATCCGCATTTCCAGCCTTGCCTTTGTCGCTGGCGGTCTTATCTTTCGAACTATCATGCAGACCTGGACCATTTCCGCCGGGCGACTCGATATTCGCCAGGGCGACATAACCACCATTGCCGTCGATGCCATTGTCAATGCCGCCAATCCCCAATTGGCTGGTGGGGGTGGTGTTGACGGTGCTATCCACAGGGCAGCCGGTATCGTGAAACTCCAGGCGGCATGTCAGGAAATAATTCATCAAAAAGGCATTCTACCAACTGGCGAAGCTGTCATTACACCCGGTTTCGGACTGCCATCACACCATATTATCCATACCGTCGGCCCTATCTGGCGCGGCGGCAACAACGACGAACCCGCGAAGCTCGGCACTGCATATGCAAACTGCCTGAAGCTCGCACATGCACATGCCATCGGAACCATTGCGTTCCCGGCCATTTCCTGTGGCGCCTACGGTTATCCGATCGAAGACGCGGCGCATAGTGCGCTCACCGCCCTCAAGCACGGGCTGGAAGCAGGACTGGTCAGGGAAGCAACAATGGTCCTACATGACGACACAGCCTATGAAACATGGGTCGCTGTCGCCAGAAAGGTGCTGTAACGCCTGTTACCAGGCAAGGAGAAACACGTGGAACTCAGAGGAACAACTATCGTTGCTGTCAAGGACGACAACGGCACTGCCGTAGCAGGTGATGGTCAGGTCACCATGGGGCAAGCCATTGCCATGAAGCACACCGCACGCAAAGTACGCCGTATCTTCAAGGACAAGGTAACCATCGGATTTGCCGGAGCCACTGCCGACGCCTTCACCCTGTCAGAACGATTTGAGACCAAGCTGGAGACATATTCCGGCAACCTTCTCAGGGCCGCCGTGGAGCTTGCCAAAGACTGGCGCACGGACAAATACCTGCGCAAGCTCGAAGCCATGCTGCTGGCCGCCGACGGCGAACACATCCTGATCATCTCGGGTACCGGGGATGTCATCGAGCCGGACGACGGTGTCGCCGCCATTGGCTCCGGCGGGTCATACGCTCTGGCTGCTGCCCGCGCCCTGCAACAGAATACCGACCTGCCAGCAAAGGACATTGCCCGAAAGGCCATGGAGATCGCAGCTGATATCTGCGTCTATACAAACAATCATATCACACTGGAATCACAGGATAAGTAAATGAGCAATCTGACACCGAGAGAAATCGTCTCCGAACTCGACAGATACATCATCGGCCAGAACGACGCCAAACGGATGGTCGCAATAGCCATGCGCAACAGGTGGCGCAGACAGCAGATCGACCCGGAACTCCGGGACGAAATTGCACCCAAGAATATCATTCTCATGGGCCCTACCGGCGTCGGTAAAACTGAAATTGCCCGCCGTCTGGCACGGCTGACCAACTGCCCGTTCTTCAAAGTCGAAGCCACCAAGTTCACCGAGGTCGGTTACGTGGGACGCGATGTGGAATCCATGATCCGCGACCTCATGGAAATCGGCGTGTCCATGGTTCGCAAGGAAGAGACAGAAAAAGTCCGCATCAAGGCCGAAAAAAATGCCGAGGAACGCCTGATAGACCTGCTTCTGCCCGGCAAGAAGCCGGAGAGACAAGGCTCCATGGGCTTTTTTGCAGGCAGCCAGGATGGAGCGGTTGAGCCGGTTGAACCGCCCAAAAAGGATGACGGCACCCGCGAAAAGTTTCGCCAGATGTTCCGTCAGGGGCAGCTTGATGACCGCGAAGTGGAAATGGAAGTCACGGTCCAGTCCGGCGCACAGGTCGAGATAATGGCCATCCCCGGCATGGAAGACATGGGCAACAACCTGCAAAACGCCTTTTCCAATATGTTCCCCGGCAGACGGAAAATGCGCAAGATGAAGATCAAGGATGCCTATCAGACTCTTATCGACGAAGAAGCCGACAAGCTCATCGACCCGGATGCGGTCAACGAGTTGGCCCGTGAGCGCGTTGAACAGTCCGGCATCCTGTTTGTGGACGAAATGGACAAGATCGCATCCCGCCATGACCAAACCGGCGGCGGTTCCGCCGATGTCTCTCGCGAGGGCGTGCAGCGCGACCTGCTGCCCATTGTTGAGGGGAGTGTGGTCAACACCAAGTACGGCATGATCAAGACAGACCACATTCTGTTCATTGCCGCTGGTGCGTTCCACTTTGCCAAGCCTTCTGACCTCATCCCTGAATTGCAGGGACGCTTCCCTTTGCGCGAAGAACTGTCTTCCCTGCACAAGGAAGAATTCTACCGCATTCTGACCGAACCAAAGAATGCGCTGACAGTGCAATACAAGGCACTTCTTGCGACCGAAGGTGTGACCGTTGATTACACACAGGAAGCGTTGGAAGAAATTTCAGCCATGGCTGAAAAGATCAACGAGGAAACAGAAAACATCGGCGCGCGCAGACTCTACACCATCATGGAAAAGATACTGGCAACCCTTTCTTTCGAAGCCCCGGACAAGTCAGGTCAGAAGATCGTTATCGACCGCGACTATGTCATTGACCAGCTCGGTCAAGTGGTAGAAGACCGCGACCTATCCCGTTACATTCTGTAATACCCAACAAGACAGATCATACGAGCCGTCTTTGTCGCCATTAAAACAACGGCAAAGACGGCTTTCATTGTCTAATCGCCCACCATTCCATCTAGTTACAGCGCATTCTAACCCGCTTTGCCACAGCCTGACCATTTGGTATACTGTAGTATCATGTGGTGCTTATCAACACGCAGGAAAATGTGACCGTGGACAACAACCGGCTTTCTACCAACGTACAATACAGCCGTTCCCTGATTGGCATTCTTGTGCTCGCTTTCATTACGGCGATCGCCTTGCCGCTGATCAACGTCAACATCATCTATCCCGCCTATTCAAAAGTTCTCGTTTCTTCCATCATGGAAGAAACAGGGCGGTTGGCTGAATATGTCATTCCTCCAACAGCCAAACACTCCGAACTCACACACAAAGTCCTCGAAGATTCAGGATTTGCGGCCGCCATATACAGGATGGAAAACGATCTCGGCCTTTTAAAAATCAAGGTATATTCTCCGACAGGTCTTATTCTGTATTCCACGGACTTCAACGAAATAGGGACACATAGCGCAGATACCCAATCCTTAGTCAATGTTATCAAAGGAATTCCATGTGGCGAAATCAAACATGAACAAGGCATGGATATCCTTGAAACCTGTGTTCCGATTATGCGTGACGGCACCTTCCTCGGCGTCTTCGAACTGGTCTCCGATCTTTCTCCCCACATGCAGAAGCTGAGTCGAATAAACGCACTCGCCACATATGGTACTATCCTGGCTTGTTGCAGCATCCTTGTTGTGGGTGGTATCCTGCTCAGATTCGAAGCCAACCGCATCCGCGATCGAAAACAATCCGAAATTCTCAAGGCGGATGTCGAACAAATCACTCGACACGACATTAAATCGCCACTTATCGGCGCACTCAACGGCATAGAATATCTAAGAAAGTACACTGACATCAACGAAGATCAGAAGTCGATGCTTAACGACATGCGGACATCGGTGAGTACCGGCCTGGATCTTATCAACCGGAGCCTCGACATCTACAAGATGGAAACAGGCGAGTATCAGTATGAACCGCAGGCCGTTGATATCCTCGCAATTGGACAACGAGTCACCGGCGATCTTTCGGGGCTCGCAACCATGAACAACGTCACCACAGCAATAACCCGCTCCGGCCGACCACTTGCGACAGAAGACTCACTGGTCATCATGGCAGAAGAAAGTCTCTGTTATTCACTGCTCGCCAATTTGATAAAGAACGGCATCGAGGCTTCGGCCCCGGACCAATGTGTGTGCATAGATTTCACTGAATCGACTCATGCAAGTATCGCCATTCATAATCCTGCCGTTGTGCCTGACGCCATCAGGGATACTTTTTTTGAAAAATATGCCACAGCCGACAAAGCCACCGGCACCGGACTGGGGACATACTCGGCCAAACTCATGACTGAAGCCATGGGCGGGACCATTTCACTAGAAACATCCGTAGAAAAAGGCACCACCATCACCGTGACCCTACCACTGCTCACCGTGCCGGAATAGGAGGAAAAACCAGTGCCATACGTCAACATTCGCATCACCAGAGAAGGTGCAACCGCCGCCCAGAAGCAACAGCTCATCAAAGGCGTGACCGATCTGCTCGCCGATGTGCTCGGCAAGAACCCGAAGACCACCTTTGTCATCATTGATGAAGTGGAAACAGACAACTGGGGAATTGGCGGAGAAGCTGTCACTGAGTTGCGAAAGAAACAGCCTTAATCACGACCCCTTTGAACCGCCTCTCGCCCGATGCAGTCCGGTAGAGCTGAGGAGCCGTTTACGGTCTCCTGTGGTCATGGTGCCGTCTTTGTGACTTGATGTCGTGATGCTGTAAGCAAAGTCAGAAAGCAACAGCCCTGCACGCTATCAATCCGTCAAATGCAAAGTCATCCGCACATCCGCAACAATCGCCCTCTCATGATTGACGAGAACCGGATTGAACTCGGCCTCCCACACCTCAGGGAGATCAATCGCCAACTGCGACATGACCATGATAATCTCTTCAATGGCTGAAAAATTCACAGGATGTTCACCCTTCAACCCTTTGAGCAACATGTAGGATTTGATTTCGCGCACGATCTCAAACGCATCCTGCCGTGAAAGTGGCGCAAGCCTGAACGAAATATCCTTCATTATTTCAACATAGATACCGCCCAGGCCAAACATCAGCATAGGACCGAATTCCTCGTCCCGCTTGAAGCCGATGATCACTTCCTTGACACCAGGAGGAGCCATTTCCTGCACCAGACAAC
The genomic region above belongs to uncultured Pseudodesulfovibrio sp. and contains:
- a CDS encoding hybrid sensor histidine kinase/response regulator; its protein translation is MAHREKILIVDDQAENIDIMVEALQSTYSLIAATNGSSALEHARGEVPPDLILLDVMMPGMDGYEVCRRLKSDRITRDIPVIFVTALDDPDKETKGFEIGAVDYITKPISPPVVIARVRAHLQLTHARQVLKHQNEVLEQRVKERTAQVVQAQVERVEGLNNFANAMAHQIRNPVMALGGMAGLLLKKVPTDSPLSEYAQAVRENSLRLEYLVSVISDYVSLTAGERVVVSVRKIVKDAMNMTHQMATAQGKELDCTVVVADGYVLVDARLAVLALAEIMQNAVDFCEHATVVLKIVGGTNVFPHDVTATERFYAVDRLYGVRISDNGPGIPEENLVYATDPFFTTKASGVGLGLTRAKRILHDELGGDLSIESPPGKGVSVTASFLLATEPD
- the hslV gene encoding ATP-dependent protease subunit HslV; this encodes MELRGTTIVAVKDDNGTAVAGDGQVTMGQAIAMKHTARKVRRIFKDKVTIGFAGATADAFTLSERFETKLETYSGNLLRAAVELAKDWRTDKYLRKLEAMLLAADGEHILIISGTGDVIEPDDGVAAIGSGGSYALAAARALQQNTDLPAKDIARKAMEIAADICVYTNNHITLESQDK
- a CDS encoding 4-oxalocrotonate tautomerase family protein; translation: MPYVNIRITREGATAAQKQQLIKGVTDLLADVLGKNPKTTFVIIDEVETDNWGIGGEAVTELRKKQP
- the hslU gene encoding ATP-dependent protease ATPase subunit HslU, whose protein sequence is MSNLTPREIVSELDRYIIGQNDAKRMVAIAMRNRWRRQQIDPELRDEIAPKNIILMGPTGVGKTEIARRLARLTNCPFFKVEATKFTEVGYVGRDVESMIRDLMEIGVSMVRKEETEKVRIKAEKNAEERLIDLLLPGKKPERQGSMGFFAGSQDGAVEPVEPPKKDDGTREKFRQMFRQGQLDDREVEMEVTVQSGAQVEIMAIPGMEDMGNNLQNAFSNMFPGRRKMRKMKIKDAYQTLIDEEADKLIDPDAVNELARERVEQSGILFVDEMDKIASRHDQTGGGSADVSREGVQRDLLPIVEGSVVNTKYGMIKTDHILFIAAGAFHFAKPSDLIPELQGRFPLREELSSLHKEEFYRILTEPKNALTVQYKALLATEGVTVDYTQEALEEISAMAEKINEETENIGARRLYTIMEKILATLSFEAPDKSGQKIVIDRDYVIDQLGQVVEDRDLSRYIL
- a CDS encoding HAMP domain-containing sensor histidine kinase — its product is MVLINTQENVTVDNNRLSTNVQYSRSLIGILVLAFITAIALPLINVNIIYPAYSKVLVSSIMEETGRLAEYVIPPTAKHSELTHKVLEDSGFAAAIYRMENDLGLLKIKVYSPTGLILYSTDFNEIGTHSADTQSLVNVIKGIPCGEIKHEQGMDILETCVPIMRDGTFLGVFELVSDLSPHMQKLSRINALATYGTILACCSILVVGGILLRFEANRIRDRKQSEILKADVEQITRHDIKSPLIGALNGIEYLRKYTDINEDQKSMLNDMRTSVSTGLDLINRSLDIYKMETGEYQYEPQAVDILAIGQRVTGDLSGLATMNNVTTAITRSGRPLATEDSLVIMAEESLCYSLLANLIKNGIEASAPDQCVCIDFTESTHASIAIHNPAVVPDAIRDTFFEKYATADKATGTGLGTYSAKLMTEAMGGTISLETSVEKGTTITVTLPLLTVPE
- a CDS encoding macro domain-containing protein, translating into MQTWTISAGRLDIRQGDITTIAVDAIVNAANPQLAGGGGVDGAIHRAAGIVKLQAACQEIIHQKGILPTGEAVITPGFGLPSHHIIHTVGPIWRGGNNDEPAKLGTAYANCLKLAHAHAIGTIAFPAISCGAYGYPIEDAAHSALTALKHGLEAGLVREATMVLHDDTAYETWVAVARKVL